The following coding sequences lie in one Leptolyngbya sp. CCY15150 genomic window:
- a CDS encoding hemolysin family protein, whose product MSSITLELLIILVLVLANGLFAMSEIAVVSSRKARLQEMSDKGDLKARAALELANSPNRFLSTVQVGITLIGILAGAFGGATLSQSLAVYLKRVPIAMIVESSDAIALVVVVLSITYLSLILGELVPKRLALNHPEKIAASVAVPMRFLSVMTAPVVHLLTTSTEWVLKVLGIEANPNEPLVTEDEIKVLIRQGTEAGMFEMAEQDMLERVFRLSDQTVSALMTPRPDILWLDLNDTIDMNRQKLIRSNHTRFPVCQNSLDNMLGVVSVTDVLARSLTEQAIDFTALLQQPLFIPENTRALKVLEFFKQSGTHIALVVDEYGVIQGLVTLNDVMEVIIGDIPFSDQPQEQPAIQREDGSWLVDGMLPIDRFKTLFKVRDLPGEQWGNYQTLGGFVITYLGRIPAAADHFYWNGFRFEVMDMDGNRVDKMLVMPPTS is encoded by the coding sequence ATGTCTTCAATCACGTTGGAGCTGCTGATTATTTTGGTGTTGGTGTTGGCCAACGGATTGTTTGCCATGTCAGAAATTGCGGTGGTGTCCTCTCGTAAGGCACGGCTGCAAGAGATGTCGGATAAAGGCGATTTGAAGGCGCGGGCAGCGCTGGAGTTGGCGAATTCTCCCAACCGCTTTTTGTCCACAGTGCAAGTGGGCATTACGCTCATTGGCATTCTGGCGGGGGCCTTTGGCGGTGCGACCTTGTCTCAAAGTTTAGCGGTCTATTTGAAGCGGGTTCCGATCGCCATGATTGTAGAGTCGAGCGATGCGATCGCCCTAGTTGTTGTTGTCTTGAGTATTACCTACCTCTCGTTGATTTTAGGAGAGCTGGTGCCCAAGCGCTTGGCGTTGAACCATCCGGAAAAGATCGCGGCCTCCGTCGCCGTTCCCATGCGATTTCTATCCGTGATGACTGCGCCCGTTGTGCATCTTTTAACGACATCGACGGAGTGGGTTTTGAAGGTGTTAGGGATTGAGGCGAATCCCAATGAACCGTTAGTCACCGAAGACGAAATTAAGGTTCTCATTCGGCAGGGTACCGAGGCCGGCATGTTTGAAATGGCAGAACAAGACATGCTGGAACGGGTCTTTCGCCTCAGTGATCAGACGGTGAGTGCTCTGATGACGCCTCGCCCAGATATTCTGTGGCTAGATCTCAACGATACGATTGACATGAACCGTCAGAAGCTAATTCGCAGCAACCATACCCGGTTTCCGGTTTGCCAAAATAGCTTGGACAACATGCTGGGGGTGGTGAGCGTGACGGATGTACTCGCTCGTAGCTTGACGGAACAGGCGATTGACTTCACGGCCCTTTTACAGCAGCCTCTCTTCATTCCAGAAAATACTCGGGCCTTGAAGGTTTTAGAGTTCTTCAAACAGTCGGGCACCCACATAGCCTTAGTGGTAGACGAATATGGCGTCATACAGGGCTTGGTGACGCTGAATGACGTGATGGAAGTGATTATTGGCGACATTCCTTTCTCCGATCAGCCTCAAGAACAGCCTGCCATTCAGCGAGAGGATGGTTCCTGGCTTGTTGATGGCATGTTGCCGATCGATCGCTTCAAAACCCTCTTTAAAGTCCGTGATTTACCGGGAGAGCAGTGGGGAAACTATCAAACCTTGGGAGGTTTTGTCATTACCTATTTAGGACGGATTCCTGCTGCTGCCGATCATTTTTACTGGAATGGATTTCGGTTTGAAGTGATGGATATGGATGGTAACCGAGTTGACAAAATGTTAGTCATGCCGCCGACTTCATAA
- the purB gene encoding adenylosuccinate lyase, translating into MIERYTLPEMGNLWTDEYKLKTWLQVEIAVCEAQAELGRIPVEAVEEIKAKADFDIQRVLEIEAEVRHDMIAFLTNVNEHVGDAGRYIHLGLTSSDVLDTALALQLVESVNVLMERLEDLVQAIRYQAQQHRYTVMAGRSHGIHAEPITFGFKLAGWLAEVLRHRDRLCRLQKEIAVGKISGAVGTYANIDPKIEAIACQMLGLEPDTASTQVISRDRHADFLQTLALLTASLERFAVEVRNLQRTDVLEVEEFFAKGQKGSSAMPHKRNPIRSERLTGMARIVRGYAVSALENVALWHERDISHSSVERVILPDACILTHFMLVETIDLVKSLLVYPDNMKRNLNCYGGVVFSQRVLLALVEAGMSREDAYAVVQTCAHAAWNKEGGDFKALISQEPSVTATLTEADIDDCFNPQHHLRNLEHIYQRLSI; encoded by the coding sequence TTGATTGAACGCTATACCTTGCCCGAGATGGGCAACTTGTGGACTGACGAATATAAATTGAAGACGTGGCTACAAGTGGAGATTGCGGTCTGCGAAGCCCAAGCAGAGCTAGGCCGCATCCCCGTCGAGGCAGTCGAGGAGATCAAGGCCAAAGCTGACTTTGATATCCAGCGCGTCCTCGAAATTGAGGCTGAAGTCCGCCACGACATGATCGCCTTTTTAACCAACGTGAATGAACATGTTGGCGATGCTGGACGATATATCCACCTAGGGCTGACCAGCTCTGACGTCTTAGACACAGCCCTAGCTCTGCAACTCGTTGAAAGTGTCAATGTTTTGATGGAGCGGCTGGAAGACCTCGTTCAAGCCATTCGCTACCAGGCTCAACAGCATCGATATACGGTGATGGCCGGGCGATCCCATGGCATTCATGCAGAGCCGATTACCTTTGGCTTCAAGCTAGCGGGCTGGCTAGCTGAAGTCCTGCGCCATCGCGATCGCCTCTGTCGTCTCCAAAAAGAAATTGCCGTCGGTAAGATTTCCGGTGCCGTCGGTACCTACGCCAACATCGATCCTAAAATTGAAGCGATCGCCTGTCAAATGTTGGGCTTGGAGCCAGACACCGCCTCAACTCAAGTGATCTCACGCGATCGCCACGCCGACTTCCTGCAAACCCTAGCCCTGCTCACAGCATCCCTTGAACGATTTGCCGTCGAGGTTCGCAACCTGCAGCGCACCGATGTTCTAGAAGTCGAAGAATTTTTCGCGAAAGGGCAGAAGGGTTCATCTGCCATGCCCCACAAACGTAACCCAATTCGTTCAGAACGGTTGACCGGCATGGCCCGCATTGTCCGCGGCTACGCGGTTTCCGCCCTCGAAAATGTGGCCCTATGGCACGAGCGCGATATCTCCCATAGCTCCGTTGAACGCGTCATCCTTCCCGATGCCTGCATCCTCACCCACTTCATGTTGGTCGAGACCATTGACCTCGTCAAAAGCCTTTTGGTCTACCCAGACAACATGAAGCGCAACCTCAACTGTTATGGCGGCGTGGTCTTCAGTCAGCGGGTTCTGCTAGCTCTCGTTGAGGCCGGCATGAGCCGAGAAGATGCCTATGCCGTTGTTCAAACCTGCGCCCATGCCGCTTGGAACAAAGAAGGGGGAGACTTCA